The Phaeodactylum tricornutum CCAP 1055/1 chromosome 2, whole genome shotgun sequence DNA window CAGGGAATGCCAGATGTATAAAGCCAGGCGCCGATCCATACATGCGTCGAACACTACGTACTCAATAAAGGAAGACGACGGTGTCTTGAGTGGATTGTATAGATCCGTACTTTGCGATTCCCCAGGTTCGGCCCGTCGCAGAACATGCTCTGCCGTTTGTTCCCCGCCGGCAAAATGCCGGGGGAGTGTAATATGCTCGTAGTACGCATACGCCATACTCAACGAAGGAGCACCCTTGATATCGCGGCGGGGGAAGTACCACTTGTACTGTGAGAATCAAACAGAACACAAAGCAGTGAGCCGAAAATCATTTCCAAGAACAACAAAGTCTGTCGATCCGATTTATTTTATTCGAATGCTCTACTCGTACCTTCATGAGGAAATTTTCCACGACGCGGCGTGTCCATGTCTTACGTGTCAAGTCGTCCTCCTTGGCGAAATTTTCAATCAGGGCATCGACCTCCTCTTCCGTCAGTCGTAATCGCTCCGACGAAACGTTTTGCGAGGCATTCCGCGTCGGTTGGGGTCGATCCTCTTGATGGGCAAGCATGGAAGCGGTTCAAAAGAGAAGGACAGGTATTCCGAGCTACGCTAATTCTTTCGGCTCAGGACGCTAGAGCTGCTTTTCCAGAGCGATGTAAGAGAGGTGTGAATGTAAGAATGGATTCCGCAAACAGGATAATGACAGTGAAGTTACCTGCGGTGATCCGTAGCAGGTTTTGGTCCTCTCTTCCGAATTGCTCTCTTTTTTTACTTAAGGCGTCACAGACTTTCAAAACTGTGCAAAGACACAACGACGTTGGAACGCCGGCAGGCTCCACCAACAAATCATACCCGGAGGAAGAGTTGAATGAACGTGAATCACTTTTAGCTTGATTCACGGATAAGTTCGTAGTCcatctatctatctatctatctactagctagtatCTCGGCCgacaacttacagttagctcaAAAGCTGATTTCACTGGTATATGTTCCCCAAGAAACTATTCCAATTTTTGTTCGTTGAAAACATAAAGAAAACCATTGCTCATTTGTGGCAGATTCATGCTGTAGACAGGCATGGCGCGGGGTTGTCGGAAAGGGTTAACGCGGAGCGATTCTCGTGCCGATGCTCCTCCCAGACTGGCGCAGTGTAATCCACTGTACTCGTTGTAGTCTGTAAAGACGCCTACCACCGACGGGTGGAGGTTTAAAAAGGTCACAACGCTCCGCCAGCTTTCGTAGGCAAACAGACCCGCATTAAACGCCATGATCATGTCCGGAGGACCACTGCCACAGTCAAAATTGGGATCCAAACTATCTCCGTAGGTTCCCATGGTCAGTACAAGAAGAAGCGTGTTGGTTAAACGAATCTCAAACGAGTTATTCATATGCGATAGAGACGGTGGCAGCATATCCTTTCGTACCACAAAGACCAGCTCGACTGCTACATCATCGGGCAATAGAAATGAGACTTCCTTGAAGAGATCCAGAAAGTTGAGCTCCTTTTCCACTCCAACCACGTGAATTCGTAATGGGCGATTCAGCATGTGCGCCACAGTACAGGGTACCGATCCATGCATCACAATGGCGTAGTAGAGCGTGAGCGGAAAGGACAAAAGCAATCCGATGGGGCTCGATTCGCGCACATCTCGCAACTGATAGTATTCTCTCCAGGATGTCAGTTTTAACATTCCTACTTCGTTGCGATCCAGCAGAGTAAGACGAATCGTATCGTCGACGGTGACAGCGCGTTCTGGTGGAATGTCTGTGACCGGAGCTAAGCCGGATATATACGTTTCCCGTGTTGTCACGTCAACCGTTCTTGCGCTCCGGCCTGTACCACCTTCCCAGCCATCCCATTCGGTCCGCCACCAAGACTGACTCGTCTCCTCCACACCCAGCTCACGAAGAAATTTCTCGTAGGGGGTTGAAGA harbors:
- a CDS encoding predicted protein, with protein sequence MTLFPVVFIPENENEGLLQANFSKYAYADKVARLLSVATSDDFQTSLLLRPSTKVPGLYAAHACTINNAQPNVRATRLSMACGLFRLRFYGNVVLWRTDFSTLSLSDVLTTCCVTPDLRKCVRQVLVVDHASPVPDVPMWLANAAKENYHDGAVLEKLAAAMIEEKPADEHSRGNSCDNSTVSETIRDQEDSENELLNATDSIEKLQDVPSLQTVTRHFVTNEPLCIHCRGPASVLCSDCRGVYFCTAPRSCRVLGWSHDCQCKTWELYISRRTGLSTFHLGPWSQILTSRPFQTSSTPYEKFLRELGVEETSQSWWRTEWDGWEGGTGRSARTVDVTTRETYISGLAPVTDIPPERAVTVDDTIRLTLLDRNEVGMLKLTSWREYYQLRDVRESSPIGLLLSFPLTLYYAIVMHGSVPCTVAHMLNRPLRIHVVGVEKELNFLDLFKEVSFLLPDDVAVELVFVVRKDMLPPSLSHMNNSFEIRLTNTLLLVLTMGTYGDSLDPNFDCGSGPPDMIMAFNAGLFAYESWRSVVTFLNLHPSVVGVFTDYNEYSGLHCASLGGASARESLRVNPFRQPRAMPVYSMNLPQMSNGFLYVFNEQKLE